The Bifidobacterium coryneforme genome segment TGACCTCCAGCACGAACGGGTGCATCAGCTCGGGCGCCCGGTTCGGAGAGGAACTCGCAGGGAAGGCCAGGTCGATGCAGACCGCGTCCATGCCCCCGAGTGCTGCCGCGTGAACGGCTGTCTCCTCGGCCGGCGCACGCAGGTTCGGGTCGAAGGAGGCCCCATCGAAGACCGTGATGATGTCGTGGTCATCCGATCCGATATGGCGGCAATATCCACTGGAGGCCACGGCGCGACCACCCAGGACCACCACCCGCCACTCCTGGTCGATGTCATCAATATGCCGGCTGATTTGAATCCGTGCATCATCGGGAGCCTCGGCCAGGTCCTGGCGCAGTTGAGACAGAGTCCGGCGTGCGGCACGGAATGCCGGTACCCTGCCGCCGGCAATCTGGGACCAGGGTCGGTCCCCCAAGCCTGCGGGAGGGTGCCGCCACTGCCGAACCTCGCCGGCGCAGGCCACCATGACCCTGCGCCCCAGCAGACTCTCGCCCAGTCCGCCCAGACAGTCGGCTGGCGGGGCCATCAGGGTCATGGGGGGCCGCCCCAGGGATTCCAACCAGGCGTTCTGCGCAATCAGCAGCCCGGGGTCTATCCAAAGGGCGTCATTGTCGCCCAGGTCCCGCGTCGGCGCCAGGCCATCATGCCGGACCAGGTCCCAGGCGGTATCCGAGGGGAGGGCCTGACGGATGGTCCGGGCAATCCACCCGTCATGCGAAACGATGTGGCAGGTTGACCGCACGGCGGTATCGGGCCCGGGTGGGAGCCTGTCCGGATCAGTCGACGATGAATCGATCGTCGTAGGTCCACTCCTCGGCCGTATCGGTGCTGTCGGAGGTGACGATGACCACAGAGCAGTCGTTTCGGCGCGAGACCTTCTTCAAGGTTGCCAGGATGGTGTCCCAGTCTCCGGGTTCCAGGCCTTCGGTCGGTTCGTCAGCAATCAGCACATCGCACTCGCAGCACAGGGCGCGGGCCACGGAGGCCAGACGGTAGTTCAGGCCGTCGAGGTCCTTGGCGGGCTTGGATTGAAGGTTGTCGGGGAAACCGACCCTGTCGAGCATGTGCCGGGCCAGGTTGTCCTTGGGGCCCAGGAAGGTCCTTCCGCTGGCGTCCATGGTGTAGACCAGGTTCTCCACAGCGGTCAGGTCGTCCCTTAGGGCGTCGGTGCCGAATATGACCCCGATCTGGTGTCCGCGGTAGTCCGAGGCCTCCAGCTGCCGCAGGTCGGTGCCTCGGAAGAGCACGTTGCCTTCGGTGGGTGCGCGGAGCCCGGTCATCAGGGCCATCAGGGCGGCCTGCTTGGCGGGTGACCTGGTCACGACTGAGTAGAGGCGGCGCATCTGGAAGTCGAGGTTCACGTCATCAAGGATCAGCTCGGTCTGCCCCTTGACCTTTCTGGTGAACTCCACATGCCTCAGGGAGAGTACGGGGTATCCGCCGGGTACCAGGACGGTCCCGTCCATCTGCCCGAGGAGGGGGTCTTCGGCCGTGTCCGTATCCTCGTCCCCGTCAGGGGCCTTTTGTTCGATGACCACATCAAAGGTCATCTCCTCCACGTCCTCTTCGGGCGCCCCGGCAGCCTCAGCGGCATCCGACTCTTCGCGGAGCATGTCCTCGTCCATCTCGTCCTGGTCGTCACGGTCCTGCTTCTGGTCGCTCATGCGCGCTCCTCCAGGTCGTTGGTGTACAGCTGTGAGGTCTTGAATGCGGCCACCCGCAGGGAGGCCACCAGGGCCATGACCGCACAGACGGCCATGCCGATCAGTGCCACCCGCCAGACCAGGCTGATGTCGGCTGCGACGGCCAGTTTGCCCAGGTCGAACCTTGCCTGGATCAGCGGCTTGCTGACCAGTGCTCCCAGCCCCAGGCCCAGTCCCAGACCGGGGATGGAGAGGAGGAGGGTCTCCAGGGCGAACTGCCATCCCAGGCGTGCCTTGTGGATGCCGATGGTCACGGCCATTCCGATTTCGTTCCTACGTGATTTCAGCATCAGGAACAGCGAGACCAGAAGAATCAGCCCGCCCAGTATCGAGACAAGGATGATGCCGGTCCTGGCCTGGTCGGCGGCCTGGTGCACGGGCTGGAGCTGCTTCTCGTACCGGTCCAGGCTGGGTGAGGATATGTCGTATTTGGACTCCTTGAGCCCGTTTTTACGCATGGCCTTGATGAACTCTCGGTAGTCCGAGGGGGAGGAGAGCACAAAGGCCACATGCAGGTCATGCCCTTCGGATCCGGGTTCGCTGGCCGTATCCAGCTCAAGATTGGCGAAGACCGGGTAACCGGTGTAGATGGTGTCGTATGCGGACTCGGGTACGGACCGCTTGCCGTAGGTGTAGATTCCACCCACCTTCACCTGGGTGGTCAGGTCGGTCTTGAAGGGGTTGGTCAGCGACACCTTGTCGCCCACCTTGGCCTTGTTGGCCCTGGCGGTCTTTTCGGATATCAGGATTGATTGCACACCGGAGTTGTCCTGGGAGGTGTAGTCGATTCCCTTGCCTTCGATTATCCGGAAGGTCCCGTAGGGCAGGCTGGGTTCGGCATCCTTGCTCGAAATTCCCAGGACCGAGAAGGTCCCCTTGGTGGTGAGTCCCTCGACGTCCACCCGCGAGGTTTCGGTGAAGTAGGCCTTGTACTGCAGGGTGGGCTGGAGTTGCTGTGCGTACTTGGAGTACTCCTCCCAGCCCAGGGGCTTGGCCTTGGAACCTTTTTTGGGGGTGATGACCGCATCGGCCGTCTGGGCCTCATAGCCGCTGGTCCTGGCCGTGCGGTCGATCTTGACCACGGTGGCTCCGACCAGGGTCAGGGCGGCCACAGCCAAGCAGGCCAGGAAAAAGACGAGGCTGCGGGCCAGATGCCGCCTGATGGTGAGCCAGGCGTTCTTGAGAACGAACATTGCACCCTTCCTGATTAGCACCCGGATGCGGTCGGGGCCGACCGCCCGGGGTTCGGGTCGGTCCCTCAGGTCAGGGCGGCCAGGGGTACCGATTCGCCGAATTCCAGTCTAGCGAAAGACGGTGCCAAGAGTAGGGAGTCAATCATGGAGAAAGCTGAATGTCTGCTGAACAAAGTCGGGCGCCCGCCCCTGGTTGGGAATCGCTTCCCGCAGGGGCCGGGCGCCCGGAAGATGGACGAAGGTCGGACCTGGGTCAGGCCTCCTGCTCGTCCGCGTGAGAGAATCTACGCACCTTCAGCGAGATGACCAGGGCGATGACAATCAGGACGATGGTGA includes the following:
- a CDS encoding FtsX-like permease family protein; translation: MFVLKNAWLTIRRHLARSLVFFLACLAVAALTLVGATVVKIDRTARTSGYEAQTADAVITPKKGSKAKPLGWEEYSKYAQQLQPTLQYKAYFTETSRVDVEGLTTKGTFSVLGISSKDAEPSLPYGTFRIIEGKGIDYTSQDNSGVQSILISEKTARANKAKVGDKVSLTNPFKTDLTTQVKVGGIYTYGKRSVPESAYDTIYTGYPVFANLELDTASEPGSEGHDLHVAFVLSSPSDYREFIKAMRKNGLKESKYDISSPSLDRYEKQLQPVHQAADQARTGIILVSILGGLILLVSLFLMLKSRRNEIGMAVTIGIHKARLGWQFALETLLLSIPGLGLGLGLGALVSKPLIQARFDLGKLAVAADISLVWRVALIGMAVCAVMALVASLRVAAFKTSQLYTNDLEERA
- a CDS encoding ATP-binding cassette domain-containing protein — its product is MSDQKQDRDDQDEMDEDMLREESDAAEAAGAPEEDVEEMTFDVVIEQKAPDGDEDTDTAEDPLLGQMDGTVLVPGGYPVLSLRHVEFTRKVKGQTELILDDVNLDFQMRRLYSVVTRSPAKQAALMALMTGLRAPTEGNVLFRGTDLRQLEASDYRGHQIGVIFGTDALRDDLTAVENLVYTMDASGRTFLGPKDNLARHMLDRVGFPDNLQSKPAKDLDGLNYRLASVARALCCECDVLIADEPTEGLEPGDWDTILATLKKVSRRNDCSVVIVTSDSTDTAEEWTYDDRFIVD